A window from Salvia miltiorrhiza cultivar Shanhuang (shh) chromosome 2, IMPLAD_Smil_shh, whole genome shotgun sequence encodes these proteins:
- the LOC131011053 gene encoding protein MIZU-KUSSEI 1-like produces the protein MVSLLSVSFESYNYIAYVRIPLLSISLSSSIPSMRTMIDLGSGRLHRRIESPTSVDCGRQVRVRRSLRSLVECMIPACCASESVWSESESSSSSAVTCTFFGQRKGRVSFCIQEDSKAAPILLLEFSVPTAYLAREMQHGLLRIALESHRRHLWSMYCNGRKVGFAITRHMTPADAALLSLMQSVSVGAGLLPDADLLYLRATFDRVVGSPDSESFHMRNPAGSSAQELTVFLLRS, from the coding sequence ATGGTGTCGCTTCTTTCCGTCTCATTTGAGTCATATAATTATATAGCGTATGTACGCATTCCATTGCTCTCAATATCTCTCTCATCTTCCATTCCATCGATGAGGACGATGATAGACTTAGGGAGTGGGCGCCTCCACAGAAGGATCGAGAGTCCGACCTCCGTGGATTGCGGGCGCCAAGTAAGGGTGCGGCGGTCCCTCCGCAGCCTGGTGGAGTGCATGATCCCGGCGTGCTGCGCGTCGGAGTCGGTGTGGAGCGAGTccgagagcagcagcagcagcgccgtGACGTGCACCTTCTTCGGGCAGCGCAAGGGCAGGGTGAGCTTCTGCATCCAAGAGGACAGCAAGGCGGCCCCTATCCTCCTCCTCGAGTTCTCCGTCCCAACCGCCTACCTCGCCAGAGAGATGCAGCACGGCCTCCTCCGCATCGCCCTCGAGTCCCACCGCCGCCATCTCTGGTCCATGTATTGCAACGGCAGGAAGGTCGGCTTCGCCATCACCCGCCACATGACGCCAGCCGACGCCGCCCTGCTCAGCCTCATGCAGTCCGTTTCTGTCGGGGCTGGCCTGCTGCCGGACGCCGACCTCTTGTATTTGAGAGCCACTTTCGACAGAGTCGTAGGCTCGCCGGACTCCGAGTCCTTTCACATGAGAAATCCCGCGGGAAGCTCCGCCCAGGAGCTCACTGTATTTCTCTTGAGATCTTAA
- the LOC131011054 gene encoding uncharacterized protein LOC131011054 isoform X2 gives MDAPQEENSNYLRPSTINVASNVGTYYKTKYLKTVRKVLNAKGGQPLVDRFLSGCFGHLLDWNPGSKCAMAVHHVVSRQIRSNDNGLWFFINGSRLNFSERDYALVTRLNFGETDFDTRAHHDLRNVEVFRKFCCGQRTVKVETLVDLFENYDIDDEDGSLLLRVANVLVLYGMLLGYEPDKNVVDWVWALVNDLDAFAQFPWAAYSYQLLCQYVNNSSTHDKYKLYGPVWALHVWSLEIIPELGTAVGTHLDGGAHPRCLRWRFRSRPTVSDLRLLFEQEPHHILAIQPDDYEMTTHYYATAVMPVPIGVTMSDR, from the exons ATGGATGCACCGCAAGAG GAGAATTCTAATTATTTAAGGCCGAGTACAATTAATGTGGCTTCAAATGTTGGGACATATTACAAGACAAAATACTTGAAAACGGTTAGGAAGGTATTGAATGCGAAAGGTGGTCAACCGTTGGTGGACAGATTTTTAAGTGGTTGTTTCGGACACTTATTAGATTGGAATCCGGGGTCAAAGTGTGCTATGGCTGTTCACCATGTAGTTTCTCGCCAAATCCGATCAAATGATAATGGATTGTGGTTTTTTATTAACGGGAGTAGGTTAAACTTCTCGGAGAGGGATTATGCCCTTGTTACAAGGCTGAATTTTGGAGAAACTGACTTTGATACGAGGGCACACCACGATCTCCGGAATGTTGAAGTGTTCAGAAAATTTTGTTGTGGGCAGAGGACTGTTAAGGTGGAGACTCTCGTTGACCTTTTCGAGAATTATGATATTGATGATGAGGATGGGAGTTTACTATTACGTGTGGCCAACGTGTTAGTACTGTATGGCATGCTACTAGGGTATGAGCCTGATAAGAACGTGGTTGACTGGGTGTGGGCTTTGGTGAATGATCTTGATGCATTTGCCCAATTTCCATGGGCAGCTTATTCGTATCAGCTGCTATGTCAGTATGTGAATAACTCTAGTACACACGACAAATATAAACTGTACGGGCCGGTGTGGGCATTACATGTATGGTCCCTTGAGATCATACCCGAGTTGGGTACTGCAGTTGGTACACACTTGGATGGCGGTGCACACCCCAGATGTTTGAGGTGGAGGTTTCGAAGTAGGCCCACTGTGTCGGATTTACGCCTCCTATTCGAGCAAGAG CCGCATCATATATTGGCGATCCAGCCCGACGATTATGAGATGACGACCCATTATTATGCTACGGCAGTCATGCCCGTGCCCATTGGTGTCACTATGAGCGACCGATGA
- the LOC131011054 gene encoding uncharacterized protein LOC131011054 isoform X1 has protein sequence MGEEQEIRMKRHNEDMESRVKRALKGFLEDLKGFFGCRSVHPRGVYSPAPRRTPAPETRDSDDGQPDDGGPVVGDVSPHDDEPLQVPHRHSVHEYGSTSTSHHEQPHFSLQNPSDYNFDPRYMEHVAQGLMSGMGVVTTEGLQNLLFDHFQTPAMPRRSERQRFPSRLLDSPYLATGEPCLLPKKVVDKFMEYMNGREEYVFITESSVKYKKGYFHDILRLNFSFPEEVVELFMLSCKSRLMTGGNLLPNVTSKSTVISSLDLFRVCQTYWRCCMFGTKLNLVVPGTYDSFAAWEVPEGICKMIKGECGSSVAQSWMGASQNTDESKQYAQQMCHNQLEQTHAPLLLHHPHLLHHQCLLMEHTLHHHYYQQTNQNLSCGLRWAPRMTWAEEGAHK, from the exons ATGGGAGAAGAGCAGGAGATCAGAATGAAAAGGCATAACGAGGATATGGAGAGTCGAGTGAAGAGGGCATTGAAGGGTTTTTTGGAGGATTTGAAGGGGTTTTTTGGCTGTAGGTCTGTACACCCTAGAGGTGTATATTCTCCTGCCCCTCGTCGCACGCCTGCACCAGAGACCAGAGATTCTGATGATGGGCAACCCGATGATGGTGGTCCGGTGGTCGGTGATGTGTCACCTCATGATGATGAGCCACTACAGGTGCCGCATCGACATTCTGTGCATGAGTACGGAAGCACATCTACTTCTCATCACGAGCAGCCCCATTTTTCTCTTCAAAATCCATCTGATTACAATTTTGATCCAAGATATATGGAGCATGTGGCACAG GGACTGATGTCCGGGATGGGTGTTGTGACCACTGAGGGCCTCCAAAATTTATTGTTCGATCATTTCCAAACACCAGCGATGCCCCGAAGGAGTGAACGCCAAAGATTTCCCTCTCGATTGCTAGATTCCCCCTATCTAGCAACTGGAGAGCCATGTCTTCTTCCTAAGAAAGTGGTGGATAAATTTATGGAGTACATGAATGGAAGAGAGGAGTACGTCTTCATCACTGAAAGTAGCGTCAAATACAAGAAGGGTTATTTCCATGACATTCTTAGGCTGAATTTTTCATTTCCCGAAGAA GTGGTCGAGTTGTTCATGTTAAGCTGCAAGTCAAGGCTAATGACTGGGGGAAACCTCCTACCGAATGTCACGTCAAAAAGCACTGTTATATCCTCTCTAGATTTATTT AGAGTGTGTCAAACATATTGGCGTTGCTGTATGTTTGGCACAAAGCTGAATCTCGTTGTTCCCGGTACGTACGACTCCTTTGCCGCTTGGGAAGTCCCTGAGGGTATTTGCAAAATGATTAAGGGCGAGTGTGGATCATCAGTGGCACAAAGTTGGATGGGGGCTAGCCAG AATACCGACGAATCCAAGCAATATGCTCAGCAAATGTGCCATAATCAACTCGAGCAGACTCACGCTCCTCTGCTTCTTCatcatcctcatcttcttcatcatcagTGTTTGTTGATGGAACATACTcttcatcatcattattatcagCAAACCAATCAAAACCTCTCATGTGGTTTGAGATGGGCTCCTCGAATGACGTGGGCTGAGGAGGGTGCTCATAAGTAG
- the LOC131011055 gene encoding uncharacterized protein LOC131011055, with translation MLECTNWHIFVTRMPPKRGRPARNNNNLRNRNAVPEEPQDARGHNTSPPPPTRRVEELFLRQNPPTFDGTSEPAEAEIWVRAMERIFNFLRCTDKERLSCVSFQLTGSADFWWEARRKILTPEQWASYTWEDFKTRLYDKYIPKSYRKKKEAEFYELKQGKKSVVEYDKEFCNLSRFAPQQVDTEEKMAEKFCAGLRYEIKMALASHGGLSYTESLNRALDVEAAMPSDKSAPLLISTPNDPPVASHTLKGKRKWDNNKDNINQTNKKVWQQKERAEQFIQQRHEAQTNLEPTGGNQGQRGISPCPNCGKMHRGICRAGTNGCYNCGQKGHYSTQCPNRQ, from the coding sequence atgctagagtgtactaattggcacatcttTGTTActagaatgccgcctaagagaggacgccctgcgagaaacaataacaatctcagaaaccgtaacgctgtaccagaagaaccacaagatgctcgaggacataacaCATCTcctccgcccccaactaggagagtcgaagaactctttttaaggcagaacccacctacgtttgacggaacgagtgaaccggctgaagctgagatttgggtgcgtgcaatggaacgcattttcaactttctacgttgtactgataaggagcgcctatcttgcgtctcattccagctaacaggatcagctgacttctggtgggaagcacgtcgaaaaattctgacacctgagcaatgggcaagttatacttgggaagattttaagacaagattatatgataaatatattccgaaaagctataggaagaagaaagaagctgagttctacgagttgaagcaaggaaagaaatctgtggttgaatacgacaaggaattctgcaacctgtcgaggtttgctccacaacaagtggacacagaggagaagatggcagagaaattttgtgccggactgcggtacgaaattaagatggctctagcaagccacggaggactctcatacacggagtctctgaacagggcacttgacgttgaagctgcaatgccgtcggacaagtcagccccattgttgatctcaacgccaaatgatccaccagtagcctcacatactctcaaagggaagcgcaagtgggacaacaacaaagacaatatcaatcagactaATAAGAAAGTGTGGCAACAAAAAgaacgggccgaacagtttattcaacaaaggcacgaggcacagactaatCTCGAGCCAACTGGAGGTAACCAAGGTCAGagaggaatttcaccttgcccaaattgcggtaagatgcataggggtatctgtcgggctggaactaacggttgttacaattgtggccaaaaaggtcactactccacgcaatgccccaacagacaaTGA